From the Ciconia boyciana chromosome 24, ASM3463844v1, whole genome shotgun sequence genome, one window contains:
- the TINCR gene encoding TINCR ubiquitin domain containing produces MDTLRRSLSRWKRYHIKVHLADEDLMMPLTVKPRDTVMDLRAHLVREGVTSWKKTFYYNSRQLEEHETLKEANIQNGSVLLLVSNKR; encoded by the coding sequence ATGGACACGCTGCGAAGGAGCCTTTCTCGCTGGAAGAGGTACCACATTAAGGTGCACCTGGCTGATGAGGACCTGATGATGCCCCTGACGGTCAAGCCCAGAGACACAGTGATGGACCTACGGGCTCACTTAGTACGGGAGGGCGTCACTTCCTGGAAGAAGACATTTTATTACAACTCCAGGCAGCTCGAGGAGCACGAGACTCTCAAAGAAGCCAATATCCAGAATGGCTCTGTCCTGCTTCTTGTCAGCAATAAAAGGTAG